A stretch of the Salmo salar chromosome ssa20, Ssal_v3.1, whole genome shotgun sequence genome encodes the following:
- the lpar6a gene encoding lysophosphatidic acid receptor 6a, whose protein sequence is MNNTTLLPLAMSTDNYTLMKYGLGGIIMSTITPLGYHLNSSVPSDGSNCTKNDGFKYPLYSTVFSLVFVVGLITNMAAMYIFTCSLKLRNETTTYMINLVVSDLLFVFTLPLRVFYFLNQDWPFGGVLCKLSVSLFYTNMYGSILFLTCISADRFLAIVHPLRSRALRTKRNAKIVCVAVWVLVLAGSLPTGFKLETTSPHNNHTTARFCFENFSSTQWKSHLSKVVIFIETVGFLIPLLLNVVCSVMVLQTLRRPQTISRGGKLNKTKILRMIVVHLFIFCFCFIPYNVNLVFYALVRTGTLKGCAVETVVRTIYPIALCIAVSNCCFDPIIYYFTSETIQNSIKRKSTISQAYDIKFSEALQSETNSNFHCSLRTIKDKVFNNTESSV, encoded by the coding sequence ATGAACAATACCACCTTGCTGCCACTGGCCATGTCGACAGACAACTACACCCTGATGAAATACGGTCTCGGAGGGATTATCATGTCAACAATCACCCCTTTGGGGTACCACCTCAACTCCTCTGTTCCCTCAGACGGTTCCAACTGCACCAAGAACGATGGCTTTAAGTATCCTCTCTACAGCACCGTGTTCAGCCTGGTGTTTGTGGTGGGCTTGATCACTAACATGGCAGCCATGTATATATTCACCTGTTCTCTCAAGTTGAGGAACGAGACGACCACCTACATGATCAACCTAGTAGTGTCAGATCTTCTTTTCGTCTTCACACTGCCTCTCAGGGTCTTCTACTTCCTCAACCAGGACTGGCCGTTCGGCGGTGTACTCTGCAAGCTCTCTGTCTCGTTATTTTATACCAACATGTACGGGAGTATTTTATTCCTCACCTGTATTAGTGCGGATCGTTTCCTCGCCATCGTTCACCCGCTCAGGTCACGTGCGTTGAGGACAAAGAGGAACGCTAAGATAGTGTGCGTGGCGGTCTGGGTTCTGGTGTTGGCGGGGAGTCTACCGACAGGGTTTAAACTGGAGACCACCTCACCACACAACAACCATACCACCGCACGGTTCTGTTTCGAGAACTTCTCATCCACGCAGTGGAAGTCCCACCTCTCCAAGGTGGTAATCTTCATCGAGACGGTGGGTTTTCTGATCCCCCTGCTCCTCAACGTGGTATGTTCCGTCATGGTTCTCCAAACCCTGAGGAGACCGCAGACCATCAGCCGTGGGGGGAAACTCAACAAAACCAAGATCCTTCGCATGATCGTGGTGCATCTCTTCATTTTCTGCTTTTGTTTCATCCCGTATAACGTCAACCTGGTCTTCTACGCCTTGGTTCGAACTGGGACGCTGAAAGGCTGCGCTGTAGAGACCGTAGTCCGAACTATCTATCCCATCGCTCTCTGTATTGCTGTGTCTAACTGCTGTTTCGACCCGATCATCTACTACTTTACCTCGGAGACTATCCAGAACTCTATCAAGAGGAAGTCCACCATCAGCCAGGCGTACGACATTAAGTTCTCTGAGGCACTACAGAGTGAGACCAACTCAAACTTCCACTGCAGCCTGAGGACAATAAAGGACAAGGTGTTTAACAACACTGAGTCTTCTGTGTga